Genomic window (Spirosoma sp. KCTC 42546):
CACGCCCCTGATCCTGATACGTGGTTGCTTCAGCGTAAACACGTAGCATCCGGTCAAAAATCTGCTTTCCTGACATATCCTGGCTTTGTCCCGGCACTATCTTCAGAAGAAGAATACAACCGGCCATAAACCATTTTGCCAGGGAGAGCTTGAATTGGCCAGTAACTATTGTAAGTCGCACTGATTTCATTTGAAGCTATTTTTCAGGGTGTCAACCAACGTATTGATCTCATCTTCGGTATTAAAATAGTGGGGCGAAATACGTAGCGCGGTCGTTTTCATGCCCTTTTGATCAAAATCCAGAATTGCCGCTCCATGTGGACTGAGTGAGGTATTAATATGCTCGGCTTTCAACGCCAGTTTAAGATCGGCAGCCGATTTACGGTCGCTAAACAACGTTATGATGCTGGCCAACCGCTGGCCTTCATCCAATAAACGAACGCCCGGCACCTTGCTTAGTTGACTACGTAACATGCCGCATAGTTCCTCATTTCGTTTTGCAATAGTTTCAATGCCTACGTTCAGGGCATATCGATTGGCTTCGGCAGCTCCTAGAACCAGAGCGTAGGGGAATTCCCAGTTTTCAAACCGGAGGGCGGTTTTTATCGGTTGAAACGTATCCGCCGATTCCCAGCTAGCCCCATGCAGGTCGATAAACAGGGGGGCCAGATTCATGGATAGAGCCTTATCGGAAACGTATAGAAACCCCGTCCCACGCGGTCCCCGCAGGAATTTTCGGCAGGTCGCCGTCAGAAAATCACAGCGAATCTGAGTCACATCTACAGGCAATTGCCCCACCGACTGGCAGGCATCAACCAGATACAATACGTCATTCTCCCGGCAAAGCTGACCAATCGCTTCGACCGGCTGAACCAACCCTGAGTTAGTTGGCACATGGGTCACGGCAACCAGTTTCGGGCGTAATGACTTAATCTTCTTCGCCATGTCCTCGACCGAAACGCCATTTCCCGGTTCATCCGCAGCTCGAACAACTTCAACGCCAAACCGCTTTTTCAGGGAAAGGAACGCGATCTGATTGGAGACATAATCGTTGATTGTCGTCAGGATAACATTACCCCGCTCAAACGGAATTGCGGACAAGGCCTGCGCGTAAGCATCTGTTGCACTGGACATTGCCGCAATATTGTCGGCGGTTGTATTCAGCAGTTCAGCGGTAGACGTATAAAAACCTCGAATGGCGTCTTTGCGAGCGTCGGCGGCTTCGTATCCACCAATTTCGGCTTCCAGTGCGATGTGATCCGTAATCGCGTCGATAACCGGCTTCGGCATCAGCGATGCTCCGGCATTATTAAAATGAACGACGTGCTGAGCACCGGGGGTATCGGCGCGGAGGGAAAGGAGATCAAGCATAAAAATTATAGACTATAAAACCGACGCCAGCGAAATAACCGTCAAGCCATCAACATCGGTAAAATCGGCCACATTATTTGTCAGGACTGGTTGATTATAGATCAGTCCTGTAGCCGCAATAATTGAATCGCCAATCGAGCGTTTGCGTTGCTGACGTAGTCGAATGGCTTCAGTGATAATATTATCTGTGATAGGCAATACAAACGCAGTAGTCAAAAAACGCTCTAATTCAATCTTATGTTTGGCTTGAAGACGATAAAAACCTAATACTTCCAGCTTGGTAATTAATGAAATAAAAGGCAACTCTTCCTGCTGAGCCAGGTATATGCGCAATGAGTCATATCCAGGTTCAAGGGAATAAATAAGTATATTACTGTCTAGAATCATTCTTCTCGACCATCAAGTACTCGATCCCAACTACGTATTTCTCGTTGCCATTCGGACGGGTCACCAAATGACGCACCAACTCCCCCTCCAGAGGCTATTTCTTCCATTAATTTTAGGAAGTCATTCTTTTTTTTATCAATATCCTGTCGATCAACAACTCGTGCGTTTAATCTCGGAAGCAGAGCAAGCAGTAATTCTTTGTCCTGTGGTGTATCAACTTCTATTAATAGCTGTTCCATAACTTTCTTGTTTATCCAGCAAGATAACAAAATCAAGCCGGATTTACTTCGGTAAGACTGGCTAGTCGTAGGCTTACCGCTCGCTTATGCGCATCCAATGATTCGGCCTCGGCCATTGCTTCCACCACGGGACCCACGTTCTGTAAACCTTCGGGCGTAATGTACTGGACCGTAATTTTCTTCACAAAACTATCCAGGGATACACCACTGTATGCCCGTGCGAAACCATTAGTAGGAAGCGTGTGGTTGGTACCCGATGCATAATCGCCAGCGGATTCGGGCGTGTAGTTTCCGAGAAAAATAGAACCTGCGTTGATAATTTGGTCGGCTACTTCTTCCGCGTTTTCAATGCTCAGGATCAAGTGTTCGGCGGCATAGTCGTTTAACAAGTCGATGGCATCAGCTTGGTTATCTAGCAAAATCATCTTACTGTTTTCCAACGCTTTAGTGGCCATTGCTTGCCGGGGAAGTCGACTTAGTTGCGTACTTAACGTCAGGTTAACACTGTTAAGTAGCTTTTTACTAGTTGAAACCAACAACACCTGACTATCAGCCCCATGCTCTGCCTGTGATAATAAATCGGCAGCGACAAAGGCGGGTATGGCAGAATCATCAGCATACACCGCTACCTCACTCGGTCCAGCGGGCATATCAATGGCCATGCCTTCTTTTGCGACTAACATCTTGGCGGCTGTCACGTATTGATTGCCCGGACCGAAGATTTTATACACCTTCGGCACCGACTCTGTTCCGTAGGCCATAGCGGCAATGGCTTGTGCTCCACCAATGCGGAATACCTTTGTCACACCAACTAGTTTCGCGGCAAAGTATATAGCGGGGTGATTACTCGGTGTACAAAGCACTACTTCCCGGCAACCCGCCAGTTGCGCTGGAATACCCAACATTAAAACCGTACTAAATAATGGAGCGGTACCGCCTGGAATATAAAGCCCTACCTTTTCGATACCTACGCTTTTTCGCCAGCACAGTACCCCCGGCATCGTTTCGATTTTCTCGACGGGCTGCTTTTGTCCTTCATGAAACAAGCGAATATTCTGATACGCCTGCCGAATAGCCGCTTTTAGCCCATCGCTCAGTTGCGCTTCGGCTTCGTCAAGTTCATCAGGGCTAACTTGCAGTTGACTCTTGCTCAACTCAATCTTATCGAATTTCTCCGCCAGCTCAAGTAGCGCACCATCTCCGCCAGCACGAACCTGCGCTAATATAGGTGCCACCGCAGCCTCGATCTGCTGTGTCGACTGAACAGGACGAGCCAGCAAAGCAGGCCATTCAGCACGGGAAGGAAACGGGATGATATTCATTTTTGTAGGAGCGAGGAGCGAGTAGTGAGGAGTGAGAATGGCTGGCGCGTCCATTTGCTTGCGTCAGCCATTCTCTTTCCTCACTACTCGCTCCTATATACTTTTAATAAATCATTTTCTCAATCGGGATAACCAGAATACCTTCGGCACCGGCGGCACGGATGGCTTCAATGTTTTCCCAGAACTCATTTTCATTCAGTACCGAATGAACCGAACTCCAGCCTTCGGTAGCCAACGGGGTTACGGTCGGGCTTTTCATACCCGGTAGTAAGGCTGTTATTTGGTCGAGAGCATGATTCGGCGCGTTTAACACAATGTATTTGTTGTTTTTGGCCGCCTGTACCGATTTGATCCGGAACAGGAGTTTATCAACCAACGACTGCTTATCCGCATCCAGTTCAGGGCGTGCAATGAGAATGGCTTCAGAACGAAATATTGTTTCAACTTCCTTCAACCCATTACTCAGTAACGTACTTCCCGAACTGACAATATCGCAAACGGCTTCAGCGAGCCCGATGCTGGGTGCAATTTCAACCGATCCACTAATCTCATGAATCTCGGCCCGAACGCCCTGCTCGGCAAGATATTTCCCTAATAAATTCGGATAAGACGTAGCAATATTTTTACCGTCCAGGTGCTGAATGCCCGTCCACTCCACACCACGCGGAACAGCGATGGATAGACGGCACTTAGAAAAGCCCAGTTTGTGAATCGTTGTTACTGGCCGACCAGTTTCAACGGCAACATTTTCGCCAACGATACCTAAATCGGCTACGCCATCTTCAACGTAACCAGGAATATCGTCGTCGCGCAGGAATAGGAATTCAGCGGGGAAGTTCGACGAAACGGACTTGAGCTTACCGGTGCCGTAGTCGAAGCGGATACCACATTCTTTGAAAAGCTGGTATGAATCTTCGCTTAACCGACCGTTTTTTTGCAGAGCAATTCGTAATACAGAAGACACAGTGAATGTACGATGTACGAGTTACGATGTACGAGTTTAGCGACACACCTTGTAATTCGTTGATTTTCAATTAAAACCAGAAACAGCGATTGACCGATGTGTGGTTTATTAAATTAGGGGGCAAAAATACGCGAAAATGGACAGGTTTCGACGTTTGAACAGGACAACACCTGGTTGCACGGGCTTAGCAGCCGCGATGATGGCGACGATGTCGGAAAGGAGAATGAGTGGCCCGTTGGGAAATCATAGGGCAAAGGTAAGGAAGAAAATGAGAATGAACCAATTCAACAAAAAGTCCTTATCAGCCTGCTCGTTCGTATCTTTGTCTATGCTTTTGGACCACAATCAACAAACATCAATAAAATCGGCAATGTCTATCCTGCCCGTTATGGAAGCGTTTTACACACTTCAGGGCGAAGGGGCACATTCAGGTAGAGCAGCTTACTTTATCCGGCTCGGCGGCTGCGACGTAGGCTGCTTCTGGTGCGATGTCAAAGAATCGTGGGATGCTGATGCACATCCTAAACTAACAATTAATTCCATCGTTGACGGGGCATTACAGTATCCCGGACGGATGGCCGTCATTACAGGTGGAGAACCACTCATGCACGACCTTTCTGAGCTAACATCGGCTCTGCAATCAGCAGGTTTTCAGACCAATATAGAAACATCGGGTGTGTGCCAGGCAGTTACGGGTTCGTGGGATTGGATTTGCTTTTCACCAAAGAAATTTAAAGCGCCCAACCCCGACATTTACAATAAAGCGAACGAGCTTAAAGTTATTATCTACAACCAATCTGACTTTGCATTTGCCGAGTCGTTTGTGCCTCATTTACGACCCGATTGCAGGCTCTTTTTGCAAACCGAATGGGGTCGTTCCAATGAAATGCTACCTCGTATCGTTGAGTATGTAAAAGATCACCCGCAATGGCAAATATCGTTGCAGACACACAAATACATGGACATTCCATAAAGGGAGAAAGGGAGGAGAGGAGGAAAGGGACAAAGGAACTTTGTTCTATAGTTCGTCTTTTTCTCCCCCTCCTCCCTTTCCTCCTCTCCTCCCTTTCCTCCTTTTCACAGGATACGAAGGCTAAGGAACTTTACGCCCAATCCATCAAGCTATTTGGCGAACGGAAAGCAGATGAGGCTATTCCATATATGGAGCAGGCCATAAAACAGGATCCAAATTTTACGGATGCCTACCTCAAGCTCGGACAACTCTACGAATTCACGAAACGATACGATCCCGCTCTGGCCGTCTATCGGAATGCCATAAAACTCCAGCCCGACAGCCCCGCATCGGGAGCAGCCTATCAGTCGCTGAGCACTACCCTGCTTCGGCTAGGCCGGTACGGCGAAGCCCTCCCCTATCTCGAAAAATACCAGACGATGTTTGCCCCTCAATCGGCACAGGCAAAACGAATTGCCCGACAGATTGAAACGGCACGCTTTGCCCAGGAAGCCATACAACATCCCCAGGCCGTTGACCCCAAACCGCTTTCGTCCATATTGCAAACGACGCCTTCGCAATACTTTCCCGTACTAACTGCCGATGAGCAAACGCTGGTCTTTACAGCGCTGAAACCCGAAGGGGACGAAGATCTGATGACGGCCACCTTCAATGGTGAAACCTGGTCCCCTCCTACCTCACTTGCCAGCAACATCAACACACCCGAAAACGAAGGGACAGCCAGCCTCTCGGCCGATGGACGTACGATTGTATTTACGGCATGCCAGGGTCGTAAAGGATTCGGTAGCTGTGATTTGTATGCAAGTCATAAAACAGGTAGCGATTGGTCGACTCCAGAAAATCTAGGACCAGCGATCAATACACGTTATTATGAATCACAACCCGCCCTATCGGCAGATGGGCGCCAACTTTATTTTGTTTCTGACCGACCAGGCGGAAAAGGTCGGCGCGATATCTGGCGGAGTGATCTTACTACCACTGGGGATTGGAATGAACCTGTCAATCTGGGCGAACCGATTAATACCCCGTTTAACGAAGCATCACCCTTTATTCACCCCAATGGGCAAAGTTTGTTTTTTGCATCAGAGGGCCATATTGGTATGGGTGGTTACGATCTGTTTGTGGCCGACAATTGCGCATCCGGCTGGTCGTCACCAACAAATCTAGGTTATCCGATCAATACGTCGGAAGACCAGGCTTCGTTATTTGTATCAGCAAATGGAACACGAGCCTATTATTCCTACGAAGAACAGAAAGACGGTGTTTCGCAGAAATCACGGCTATACACCTTCGATTTGCCAGAATCGCTACGTGAACGAATTAAACCGGTGAGCTATCTGAAGGGAATTGTAACCGATGCCAAAACGAAAAAGCCGCTAGCAGCAAACCTTGAATTAATTGATCTAAAAACGAATCAGGTCGTTTCAAGGGTCCAGACCGATAGCCAAACGGGTCAATATACTGCCGTGCTGCCAAGTGGGGGTGAGTATGCCCTCTATGTGAGTCAACCTGGGTATCTGTTTAAAAGTCTATCCTTCGATTTTACCCAGAAAACTAAAGGTGATGCCATGTCCCTGACGGTTCCACTGGAACCAGCGTTGGCAGGCACATCGGCCAATGAAACTTTGAACAATCTGTTCTTTGAAACCGGTCGGTACGATCTGGCAGACAAGTCAAAGACCGAACTTGACCATCTATCTACTTTTTTACAGGCCAACCCAACGTTTAAAGTGGAGATTTCAGGGCATACTGACGACAAAGGTGATGCTGCTATTAATCTGGCGCTCTCACAAAAAAGGGCTCAGGCAGTTGTTGCCTATCTGGCCAAAGCAGGAGTTGAAGCCAGTCGTATCAAAGCGGTTGGTTATGGTAAAACCCGTCCCCTTGTTCCAAATACAACAGACGAAAACCGACGGCTCAACCGTCGTATCGACTGGAAATTACTTTGATTTACAGGGCAGGAATTACAAAATACGTGTAGGCTCACAGTAGCCGAGTTCATATTAAATACATTGTACATCGCAATTCATAGTGCGTAAATCATTGCTGTTTGCGGGATTTTTTTCAATTTTGTGTACGTTGTCTCAATACCCTCACTTTTTAGGGAGCGGTATTTTTAGTTACCAGGCAACTCATTCCCACTGCAATGACTTCCGAACACGTTAAGTGCTTAATTATAGGTTCCGGCCCGGCCGGTTATACGGCTGCCATTTATGCCTCACGGGCGAATATGAAACCCGTACTCTATCAGGGAGAACAACCTGGTGGACAACTTACCATCACTACCGAAGTAGATAATTTCCCAGGATATCCCAACGGAGTTCAGGGTCCGCAAATGATGCAGGATCTGGAAGCCCAGGCCCGTCGATTTGGTACTGACATCCGCTATGGGATGATCACAAAAGTTGTGTTCGCTGAGCAGCCCGGTCCGAATAATCCCCACCGGGCTCTTGTTGACGACAAATACGAAATCACCGCCGATTCGGTCATTATTTCGACTGGTGCCTCCGCCAAATGGCTTGGCCTACCTTCCGAAATGCGACTCAATGGTCGGGGGGTATCTGCCTGTGCAGTCTGTGATGGCTTCTTTTTCAGAGGCCAGGATGTGGCCATCGTAGGCGCTGGTGATACAGCTGCCGAAGAAGCCAGCTATCTGGCCAACCTCTGCCGCAAAGTGTATATGCTGGTCCGGCGCGATGAAATGCGGGCGTCGCAGTTTATGCAACAGCGCGTCAAAACAGCCCATAACATCGAAATTTTGTATAACTCAGCAACCGAAGAAGTGTTGGGCGACGAAGATGTGACGGGTGTTCTGGTAAAGAATACCGTAACCGGTGAAGAACGCGTTTTAGACGTGACAGGATTTTTTGTGGCTATTGGTCACAAACCCAATACCGATATTTTCCGGGAATTCCTCGATCTGGATGACAATGGTTATATACTGACCGAGAAAGGAAGCACCCGAACCAATATACCCGGCGTATTTGCCTGCGGTGACGCACAGGATAACATCTACCGTCAGGCGGTTACAGCAGCTGGCACAGGCTGTATGGCAGCCCTCGACGCAGAACGTTATTTAGTCACGCTGGAAATGCAGGGCGAAGAAATTGTTCATTAACAAAAAGTAGTTTACGGTTTACGGTTTACGGTTTATGGTTGGCTGACGCATCCTCTTGCTCGCGTCAGCCAACCATAAACCGTAAACCGTAAACCGTAAACTCATCAACTTATCGATGAGAAGAACCGCTACACAGTGGCTACTGGCCATTGGGTGCTTGTGCATTACCGTAACAGCACAGGCCCAGGAGCGCGGGAGATTTAAAAATAACCTGCGTATCGCGCCCAAAAACGGATCAAGTCCGAATGCCCCGGTCGTTGAACAGCCGCAAAAAGCGGACGACCAGTTTGAACAGGAAACAACTCAACTGCGCTTTAATAATCAGTTTGAGCCGAAAAAAGAATTAAACCCGGTTGTTAGCGAAGACACCAGCCAGCTCGATCAGGGTGAAACTAGTGTAGTTGAAGTCATAGACTCTGTGCTCGTTGGTAACGAATGGGTAAAGATTGCCGATTACTATGCCGTATGGGATTCCCGCACTATTGACCCCTATAATATCAACCCACTCGAATTTGACGAAACGATTGATATCAAGTTATATGATCCCCCTGCTAACCGTTTTTGGTCATCTCCACTGGAAATCGGCAAAATGACCTCTAATTTCGGGTATCGCTGGGGGCGCTGGCATACGGGTACCGACCTTGATCTTGAAACTGGTACGCCAATCTATTCGGCCTTCGATGGTGTTGTTCGAGTAGTGGGTTGGGATGGTAATGGGTACGGACGCTTCGTGCTGGTCCGCCACTATAATGGTCTCGAAACACTCTATGGACACATGTCCAAACAGACCGTGGAGCAGGGGCAACTGGTTAAAGCTGGTGACCAGCTTGGCCTGGGCGGTAGTACCGGCCGCAGTACAGGACCACACTTACACTTTGAGACGCGGTATGAGGGCAACCCATTCAGTCCATTGAATATCTTCTCATTTCCAGAAAACACGATTAACTCCGATCATTTTCTGCTAACAGGTTCTGTATGGGATTACCTGCGGGGTGGTCGTTCATCCTCCTCAGAATCAAGTTCAAGACCGCGATTAAAACGAACCGTATTACACAAGGTGCGGTCTGGTGAAACGCTCAGTTCTATTGCCGATCGGTACGGCCTATCGTTATCTGCGTTGAAGCGCAAAAACCATATTTCCGGTTCACGACTTCGTCCTGGGCAAAAAATACGTGTACACTAAAGGAGGTATTGGATTTTAGCAAAAATTCACTACATTTGCACCCTCATTTCCAATTTCATACACAACACATGTACGCAATCGTAGAGATCGCAGGGCAGCAATTCAAGATCCAAAAGGGTCGCCATATCTATACCCACCGGTTAGAAGGCGATGTGGACGCTGCACTTGCCTCCGACAAGGTGAAGGTTCTCCTTGTTGATAACGAAGGGAGCATTAGCATCGGTGCTCCAACTGTCGCAGGAGCGACGGTATCTGCTAAAATCGTCGAACACCTTAAAGGCGAAAAAGTTATCGTCTTCAAGAAGAAGCGTCGGAAAGGATACAAAAAGAAAAACGGCCACCGTCAGTATTTGACGAAGGTCATGATCGAAGACATAACTCTTTAACATAGTAGTTAGGAGCAAGGAGTGAGAATGGCTTACGCGTCAGCAACTCCCCGCTCCTAACTCCTGACTCCTTAAAAAAATGGCACACAAGAAAGGTGTAGGTAGTTCCAAAAACGGCCGCGATTCGCACAGCAAGCGGCTGGGTGTTAAGTTATTCGGCGGTCAATCGGCCATTGCCGGCAATATCATCGTCCGCCAGCGCGGTACAAAACACCATCCTGGCAAAAACGTTGGACTGGGCAAAGATTATACACTATTTGCTCTGGTAGCAGGTACCGTGAAATTCCGTCCAGGTCGCGATAGCCGCTCGTATGTAGATATCATTCCAGCTGGCCCGTCGGCAGTTGAAACTGCTCCTGTAGCTGAAGTAGCTGTAGCCTAGTCAGGCACTTTTAAGCTTATAAGGTTTTAAAATCGCCCAGGCTTAACGAAAAAACCCGTTTAACATTAGTTGAACGGGTTTTTTCGTATAGAAAAACTAAAAAAACGGCTCGACTGTTACGTCTGTACAACTACTGGTCGATGTGCTGGTAAACTGAAAACGTTCCTGACAATGAATCCAACGCTAAACCGTCCCGTATCTATTTTTACGGAAGGCAGCCCTAACCCGAACTCCATGAAGTTCGTGGTTAATTTTGAACTTGTACCTACTGGGCTTACATTCGATTATGCTACACCGGGTGATGCCCTTCTTGAAGGGAAAGCATCACCTTTAGCCGTGGCGCTCTTCGGCTTTGAGTTTGTACGTCGTGTCTTTATTTCGGGAAATTTTGTAACCGTCACGAAAGATGATGAGACCGATTGGGACGAGGTTCTGTTTGAGGTCAAACTCTTCCTTAAAGAATATTTCGGTGAGCAGAAGCCTGTTTTCTCGCAGCGGACGATGGATACCAACACCACGAAACTGGATATGGATTCTGAAACCGTACAGAAAATAAAAGCGGTGCTGGATCAGTATATCAAACCCGCCGTTGAATCCGATGGAGGAGCTATTAGTTTCTATTCCTTCGATGAGCCCAGCGGCACCGTAAAAGTTCTTTTACAAGGATCTTGCAGCGGTTGTCCATCATCTACCCTTACCCTCAAAGCAGGCATTGAAAACCTTCTGACTCGTTTGGTGCCTGAAGTTAAATTAGTAGAGGCCGAAGGGGTATAAGCCTATAGAATCACAAGCTGTCAATAGAAAAACGCTATCAGCCTGGGCTGATAGCGTTTTTCTATTGACAGTGTTAGCGTCCAATGGGGGGACATTTAATGCCGCTCCCCGGAAGTACATAATGAATTGTGATCTGCGTAAGCAGATAGGAGTCATTGCCAGCCAGTCCTCGTCTCACCTCTGTAGGGACTGCATACAGCGTATTC
Coding sequences:
- a CDS encoding aminotransferase class V-fold PLP-dependent enzyme, which codes for MLDLLSLRADTPGAQHVVHFNNAGASLMPKPVIDAITDHIALEAEIGGYEAADARKDAIRGFYTSTAELLNTTADNIAAMSSATDAYAQALSAIPFERGNVILTTINDYVSNQIAFLSLKKRFGVEVVRAADEPGNGVSVEDMAKKIKSLRPKLVAVTHVPTNSGLVQPVEAIGQLCRENDVLYLVDACQSVGQLPVDVTQIRCDFLTATCRKFLRGPRGTGFLYVSDKALSMNLAPLFIDLHGASWESADTFQPIKTALRFENWEFPYALVLGAAEANRYALNVGIETIAKRNEELCGMLRSQLSKVPGVRLLDEGQRLASIITLFSDRKSAADLKLALKAEHINTSLSPHGAAILDFDQKGMKTTALRISPHYFNTEDEINTLVDTLKNSFK
- a CDS encoding type II toxin-antitoxin system VapC family toxin, which codes for MILDSNILIYSLEPGYDSLRIYLAQQEELPFISLITKLEVLGFYRLQAKHKIELERFLTTAFVLPITDNIITEAIRLRQQRKRSIGDSIIAATGLIYNQPVLTNNVADFTDVDGLTVISLASVL
- the hisD gene encoding histidinol dehydrogenase, with the translated sequence MNIIPFPSRAEWPALLARPVQSTQQIEAAVAPILAQVRAGGDGALLELAEKFDKIELSKSQLQVSPDELDEAEAQLSDGLKAAIRQAYQNIRLFHEGQKQPVEKIETMPGVLCWRKSVGIEKVGLYIPGGTAPLFSTVLMLGIPAQLAGCREVVLCTPSNHPAIYFAAKLVGVTKVFRIGGAQAIAAMAYGTESVPKVYKIFGPGNQYVTAAKMLVAKEGMAIDMPAGPSEVAVYADDSAIPAFVAADLLSQAEHGADSQVLLVSTSKKLLNSVNLTLSTQLSRLPRQAMATKALENSKMILLDNQADAIDLLNDYAAEHLILSIENAEEVADQIINAGSIFLGNYTPESAGDYASGTNHTLPTNGFARAYSGVSLDSFVKKITVQYITPEGLQNVGPVVEAMAEAESLDAHKRAVSLRLASLTEVNPA
- the hisG gene encoding ATP phosphoribosyltransferase, with the translated sequence MSSVLRIALQKNGRLSEDSYQLFKECGIRFDYGTGKLKSVSSNFPAEFLFLRDDDIPGYVEDGVADLGIVGENVAVETGRPVTTIHKLGFSKCRLSIAVPRGVEWTGIQHLDGKNIATSYPNLLGKYLAEQGVRAEIHEISGSVEIAPSIGLAEAVCDIVSSGSTLLSNGLKEVETIFRSEAILIARPELDADKQSLVDKLLFRIKSVQAAKNNKYIVLNAPNHALDQITALLPGMKSPTVTPLATEGWSSVHSVLNENEFWENIEAIRAAGAEGILVIPIEKMIY
- a CDS encoding 7-carboxy-7-deazaguanine synthase QueE, with translation MLLDHNQQTSIKSAMSILPVMEAFYTLQGEGAHSGRAAYFIRLGGCDVGCFWCDVKESWDADAHPKLTINSIVDGALQYPGRMAVITGGEPLMHDLSELTSALQSAGFQTNIETSGVCQAVTGSWDWICFSPKKFKAPNPDIYNKANELKVIIYNQSDFAFAESFVPHLRPDCRLFLQTEWGRSNEMLPRIVEYVKDHPQWQISLQTHKYMDIP
- a CDS encoding OmpA family protein, coding for MANIVADTQIHGHSIKGEREERRKGTKELCSIVRLFLPLLPFLLSSLSSFSQDTKAKELYAQSIKLFGERKADEAIPYMEQAIKQDPNFTDAYLKLGQLYEFTKRYDPALAVYRNAIKLQPDSPASGAAYQSLSTTLLRLGRYGEALPYLEKYQTMFAPQSAQAKRIARQIETARFAQEAIQHPQAVDPKPLSSILQTTPSQYFPVLTADEQTLVFTALKPEGDEDLMTATFNGETWSPPTSLASNINTPENEGTASLSADGRTIVFTACQGRKGFGSCDLYASHKTGSDWSTPENLGPAINTRYYESQPALSADGRQLYFVSDRPGGKGRRDIWRSDLTTTGDWNEPVNLGEPINTPFNEASPFIHPNGQSLFFASEGHIGMGGYDLFVADNCASGWSSPTNLGYPINTSEDQASLFVSANGTRAYYSYEEQKDGVSQKSRLYTFDLPESLRERIKPVSYLKGIVTDAKTKKPLAANLELIDLKTNQVVSRVQTDSQTGQYTAVLPSGGEYALYVSQPGYLFKSLSFDFTQKTKGDAMSLTVPLEPALAGTSANETLNNLFFETGRYDLADKSKTELDHLSTFLQANPTFKVEISGHTDDKGDAAINLALSQKRAQAVVAYLAKAGVEASRIKAVGYGKTRPLVPNTTDENRRLNRRIDWKLL
- the trxB gene encoding thioredoxin-disulfide reductase yields the protein MTSEHVKCLIIGSGPAGYTAAIYASRANMKPVLYQGEQPGGQLTITTEVDNFPGYPNGVQGPQMMQDLEAQARRFGTDIRYGMITKVVFAEQPGPNNPHRALVDDKYEITADSVIISTGASAKWLGLPSEMRLNGRGVSACAVCDGFFFRGQDVAIVGAGDTAAEEASYLANLCRKVYMLVRRDEMRASQFMQQRVKTAHNIEILYNSATEEVLGDEDVTGVLVKNTVTGEERVLDVTGFFVAIGHKPNTDIFREFLDLDDNGYILTEKGSTRTNIPGVFACGDAQDNIYRQAVTAAGTGCMAALDAERYLVTLEMQGEEIVH
- a CDS encoding peptidoglycan DD-metalloendopeptidase family protein, whose product is MRRTATQWLLAIGCLCITVTAQAQERGRFKNNLRIAPKNGSSPNAPVVEQPQKADDQFEQETTQLRFNNQFEPKKELNPVVSEDTSQLDQGETSVVEVIDSVLVGNEWVKIADYYAVWDSRTIDPYNINPLEFDETIDIKLYDPPANRFWSSPLEIGKMTSNFGYRWGRWHTGTDLDLETGTPIYSAFDGVVRVVGWDGNGYGRFVLVRHYNGLETLYGHMSKQTVEQGQLVKAGDQLGLGGSTGRSTGPHLHFETRYEGNPFSPLNIFSFPENTINSDHFLLTGSVWDYLRGGRSSSSESSSRPRLKRTVLHKVRSGETLSSIADRYGLSLSALKRKNHISGSRLRPGQKIRVH
- the rplU gene encoding 50S ribosomal protein L21: MYAIVEIAGQQFKIQKGRHIYTHRLEGDVDAALASDKVKVLLVDNEGSISIGAPTVAGATVSAKIVEHLKGEKVIVFKKKRRKGYKKKNGHRQYLTKVMIEDITL
- the rpmA gene encoding 50S ribosomal protein L27, whose translation is MAHKKGVGSSKNGRDSHSKRLGVKLFGGQSAIAGNIIVRQRGTKHHPGKNVGLGKDYTLFALVAGTVKFRPGRDSRSYVDIIPAGPSAVETAPVAEVAVA
- a CDS encoding NifU family protein, producing MNPTLNRPVSIFTEGSPNPNSMKFVVNFELVPTGLTFDYATPGDALLEGKASPLAVALFGFEFVRRVFISGNFVTVTKDDETDWDEVLFEVKLFLKEYFGEQKPVFSQRTMDTNTTKLDMDSETVQKIKAVLDQYIKPAVESDGGAISFYSFDEPSGTVKVLLQGSCSGCPSSTLTLKAGIENLLTRLVPEVKLVEAEGV